The Novipirellula aureliae sequence ATCGCATTCGGGGATAAGTCCTTGGCTGAGCAATACACCGATGTCGTGGAGTAATTCTTGGCTGCGTTCCACGGCGAAGGATGGGATGACAACATTCCCCCCTCGTTTCAGACCGGCTGTCAATTCCTCTTGCAGCATTTCCCGTCGTCGCTCCAGAGTGTAGTCATCGCGGTCTCGATTGCCGTAGGTGCTTTCGCAAACGACGTAATCAAACCCAGCCGGTGCATCGGGTTCAGGATGAAAAGCCTTCTCGTCTGGCCCAAGATCACCGGAGAACAGCATCCGAATTGCTTGGTCTGAATCGGCATCATCAAGACGCACTTCGATCGATGCCGAGCCGAGCAGGTGGCCAGCGTTCCAAAGCCGGCAGCGGATTGAGGGATCCGGCGCAAACCATTGTTCGTACCCAACTTGCTCCAATTGGGCAAGTGTTTGCTCGGCGTCCGCCAAGGTGTAGATCGGCTCGACTAGGTCTTCGCCCTTTTGTCGTAGCTTGCGATTAAGACGTTCCGTGTTGCTTTCTTGAATGTAAGCGGAATCGCGGAGCATGAATTCAAGCAGATCACAGGTGGCTTCCGTCGCATAGATTTTTCCTGAAAATCCAGACCGAACGAGCTTGGGAAGTAAGCCCGAATGATCGATGTGCGCGTGAGTCAGAAGCAAAAAATCGACTTTGGATGCATCGAATGGGAATGGTTGATAATTGAGCGATTGAGTCGTCTTGGTCCCTTGAAACAATCCGCAATCGACAAGAAACCGTTTATCGCCGCTCTCGATATGGGAGCAAGATCCTGTGACGGTGCCGGCAGCACCACAAAAAGTTAATGACGCCATCTTTTAGATTTGCTCTCACGAGGTCCGAGGAAAATGTATGCTAAATGTTGTATCATAATCGACAGCAGAAGTCGCCAAGACTATCGTCGATTCACCTTGTGGACCAAAACGCTTCTCGTTTTTCCGCTCCGAACACGGCACGCGGATTGCACCCGTCTGCTCAACTGGGTTATCTACCATACACAAGATTTTCGCCCCCATTACATCTCCGACTTTCCCAATGCAGCCCACTCACACCCGTTCTGAAAAACGCCACGCAAAACACCACGCACGAAACGATTCGACTCTTGGATTTGACGACACTGGAATGATGACTTCGAGGGTATTGCCGGAAGAACAGGAAGTTCGTCAAAATTTACCGGTCAACATGCGGGCGATCGTGTACCGAGACTACGGTGGTCCTGAAGTGTTGGAGCTTGCCGAAACCAAAACACCTTTTCCCGATCCAAAGAAAGTCATCATCCGAGTCGAAGCGGCGGGAGTCAATCCAATCGACTATCGACTTCGTGCCGGCCAAGCTCGTTATGTATTGCCAGGCGGCTTCCCGAGAATTCCTGGCTATGACGTCGCAGGAACGATCGTGTTTGCCCCCGGCGAAAGCGGTTTCTACCCCGGCGATCGTGTCATGGCATTCTTGGACAATAAGTATGGTGGCGGTTATGCAGAGTACGCACGGTGTCGATCCAATAGTGTCGCCAAAATCCCCGAAGACATGTCTATCGAACACGCGGCGGCAATTCCTTTGGCGGCCACCACGGCACTCCAATCGCTGCGCGATCACGGAAAACTAAAGGCAAAGGATCGAGTGCTGATCAACGGGGCAAGTGGTGGGGTCGGAGCCTTTGCCGTTCAGATTGCCAAAGCCTACGGAGCACTTGTTACAGGAGTCGCGAGCGGTGCCAATGAATCGTTTGTGATGTCACTCGGTGCCGATGAATTCATCGATTACGAAAAAGTCGATTTCACCCGGGCGGGTCAAGCCTGGGATCTGATCTTTGATGCCGCTGGTAAAAGTGGTTACCTCAAAGCTCGCAACGTGATGACCCAAAAGGGCCGCTTCGTTTCAACCGAGCCGAATTTGTCAGGTGCCATCATGACTATTTTAACCAAATTTTCGTCCAAAGGTGGTGTGATCATGTTGGCAACACCTTCACGTGATGATTTGCGCGAACTCGTGCAGCTGTATACTGACGAGAAGCTGACGGTGACGATCGATCATCTCTTCCCACTCGCGCAAGCAAGCGATGCACACAAGCGGATCGAAAAAGGTGTTGACCGAGGAAAAATTGTCCTGACAACCAAGTAGCAGCGTCTCTCCGAGCCGTTGAACGCACGCATCTTTCACACCACCAACAGTAGCAGCGTCTCTCCGAGCCGTTGAACGCACGCATCTTTCACACCACCAACAGTAGCAGCGTCTCTCCGAGCCGCTGAACGCAACGCATCTATCACACCACCAACAGTAGCAGCGTCTCTCCGAGACGTTGAACGCACGCATCTTTCACACCACCAACGGTAGCAGCGTCTCTCCGAGACGTTGAACGCAACGCATCTTTCACACCACCAACAGTAGCAGCGTCTCTCCGAGACGTTGAACGCTATCCCGGATGATTCATGTGATGGCTCGTCATTTGAGTAACTCATTAAAGCGAAAGGGTTTGTGTGAATCCTTGGAGAAACACTCTGCGAATTAGCCATTTTGGCGTTAGCCGACTGCTGATTTCGTCGCGAAACCCATTGCCACTCTTGCTCGACTCTCTCGATGCCTCGGAGCAAGAAGCAACGCAGATCGAACATCACCATGATGACCGCGAACGGTGTTTCGCCGAAATGATGGCGGCGGCTGTACGCGATACTGGACTCATTCTTCTGCATCTTTGCTCGGTGCCGATGACGGGTCGATTCGTGAATATCATCAAAATCACTTCTCGACCGACGTCGCATTGTTTTTAGGCTCGGAGGGCGATACATCATCGCTATGTGTCGCGCTCCGGGCTATTGGTTCGGTTGTCATCCATTCCGGTGGCTTACCGGCCTGTCGATTTAATCGTTTAACGCTTAGCCGAAGGCGTCAGCTTTTTCATAAGCGGTCGCCTATGGCTTGGCGTTAAACAATAAGTCGAGTCAAACCGATTAAATCGACAGGCCGTCACGCCACCGGCAGCGGATGTTTCGGCCTCCGGCCTCGTGCTTTGTCAATCTTTGATTTTGCCTCGTCAGAAGAATTTGTGGGTAAATTTGGGTTCGGGAAGATCGCCAAGGTTGTGATACAACGCAATTTCGTAGGCGTTTTGAGTCCGAAAGCCATAAGGTTTTCTGGTAATCGGTTTTAGTTTGTTGTTAAATCCCTCGACACCTCCTGATGACAAGGCCTCATCGGCTCGCCTTGCTCATCTTTTGCATCACATGAAAGCGGTCGAGAATGTGGGTCGCATTGGCACTTATTGGGCGATGACTTTCAGGTAAGCCTGCCACATATCACTGCAAACAAATTGAGTTTTCGAACAGCGATCTTTACCAAGGAAACGAAAGAAACGAAGCAACGGATTGGCTTCCAAGCGGACGACGGTTATGAGACGCGTCGGGTGAGCCACCTTTGGGCCAGGTCTTCGGATCAGCATACTGGCCATCATCAGTCCATTCTACTTGGAGCAATGCGTTTTCAGGTCTCGCGGAGGTATGCCCAATCTTGAGCTAAATTCTTGCTGAGTCGGCGCAGTCGGCGCATGGAGAATGCAACGACGCTTGCGGAGAGAGAGAGCAGCGGAATAGTAAAAGCGATCGCTGCTCCGAGAGGGCCATAGGCGGGGAACAGCCACGCCATAAAAGTAAACGTCGCCAAAATATGCAACCCCGCCAAAGTCACGAAGATTTGGTTTTTCCCTGTATACAAAAGGCAACTCGACGTGAACGAGCACACCGTCCAGGCACTCGAACCAATCCCGATGATCAGCATCCACCCATAGCCCACCGTATACCTCTCGCCATACAAATTCAATATTGCAGGCCCGCCCAGAAAGATTGTCAGCAGGTAGACCAGGACGACGGCCCAAACGATTCTCCCCCGGCGAGCCATCAGGACTCGCACATGCCGCCAACGGCACCGTTGAAGATGCTCAGCTAGAATCGGTTGGTAGTACTTGTCGGTCGCCTTGCCGATCAGGGAGACTAAACAGCCAAGCTCGAACGCAGGGGCAAGGTGTGCTACATCGCCTGCTGCGTGCGGCAAGTAACTGGCGATTACCAAAGGCGACCGCCAGATCACGATGATCAATAAGTAGTATTGTAAATAGGAAGAGCTGATTTTGATCCATGACCACCATTGTACGAAAAATCTTGCTATCGATTTCTTTTCGACATGCGATTTCGGTTCCGTTGAAGCTTGGTTTAGCACGTTGGATTGCCAAATGGCCAGGGCGGAAACGACGAGCACCGCTACGGAACCTGACAGGTAACAACCAACCGCACCCATAGGCGACAGCAGGTCTTGGTAGATGCAAGTAATCAACAAACCGAACGTTGTCGCAGGCATCACGATCCGAGCAAGAACGACACCGAACAGCGGATGAAGAAAGGCAAACCACATGTCAATCGCAACGGCAGCCAGAGCAATAAGTGGCATTCCCAAAAATGCCAATCGAAGGGTTAGTGGATGCGGCGAATCGAGTAGGCGAATTGCGATCGGGTATCCTACCGCCGCAATCAACGCACTGAAGATGATAACGCTAAATACGGACAAAGCCACGTAGAGACGAACATGATAGGCTTTGCCTTCGCCTCGGTACGCTGGAATGATTCTTAGAGCATACTTCCCAAAGCCGGTTTCACCGAGACTCGAGAGTAAGCTTAAGGTGGCAACCGCTGTAATGTAATGCTCGAATGCGACTGGCGCAAGCGAATTTGCGACGATCATGGTCGCGCCATAACCGAGCAAAACGCCAATGACATTGATCGAGATCAAAATCAAAGGTATGCGAATACCGATTCCGACATGCCGATTCATTCGGACAATTCATTTCTATTGTTGTTTTATGCGATTCAAAAGACGATGCAGGAACCAATATACTTGCAGCAGTGTCAACACAAGCTCAAAACTCGATGAGATAATCAACATAATGCTGTTCTCTGAATCGCAATCCGCACGGAGTGGGCGATGGTTGCAACGCGTATTGTTCATCGGCGACCGAGGAGGCTGGGGGGGATTTGATGTTGTGGACAATGCGCGTTTTACCCGACCCGCCTTTCCCCGAAACAGACGGACAAGCATCTGACGAAAGCGTAGCGAAGATGTCAGTCGTACGTCAAAATCGATCGGCTCGGTAGGGCTCGACGGCTAGATGCGTTGGTTTGCCCGAGATCATTTCACCGATCAGTTTGCCCGTGGCGGGAGCCATGCTGAGGCCTAGCATGTTATGTCCGGCAGCGATGTAGACGTTCGAGAAACTTGGGCACCGATCAATGACGGGAGTGCTATCGTAGGTCATTGGCCGCCATCCACACCAAGTTTCCGAAAACTCGGTCGGCAATTCGCTCTTCAAGTATCTTCGTGCAACTTCGGTGAGCAAGCGTAGGCGTTTCGGATCGATTCTCGAATCGAAACCGATGAACTCCATCATCGAGCCGAGCCTCAGTTCGGATTGCCAGGGGGTGACCGCCACCTTGTGTTCGGGAAAAATCATTGGCGTTTCAGGGCAAACCTGTGGTCGTGGCATCGTCACCGAATAGCCTTTGCCGGGTTGGATCGGAATCTGGTAACGCAAGATTTTTTCTAGCTGGGGCGTCCATGCACCGGTAGCAATGACGAATTCGTCGGCATCGATTGTTTGAGAGGAAAGCAAAACGCGATCAGCGGCACCATCCTGCTCATTGATTCCGGTCAACGCTTGTTGTTCAACAAATTCCACACCACGTTCGAGTAGTGAGTCCCGCCAAGACTCCAGTAATCGATCGGGACGCAAATGGGCATCGTGTTCAAAGTACCAAGCGCCAACGACGTGTTCCCGAAGCGAAGGTTCGAAGTCCAGCAATTCTGCTTTTGTGAATCGCTTCGCCGGTTCGTTGAAATCGCGTCTTAGCAGTTCGTCCGTTGAAGCGTAAGAATCGAATGCTGATTGGTTCTCGTACACGAACATCAATCCTTGGCGGGTCCATTCACAATTCAAATGGAACGAATCGACAAGCTCTTCGTAAAGCTGCATGGCGGAGGTCAGCAGCGGATGGATCGCACGCCCTGACTGGTTGCAATCGTTTGCATTGCAGCGGAGCGAAAACTTGAGTAACCATTTCCAGAGCGATACGTTCAGGCCAGGGCGAATTCGCATCGGCGAGTTCGGCTTCAGCATAGCCTTGAACGTTTTCGTTAGAGCGCCCGGTTCGGCAAGGGGCAATGCGTGGCTTGGGCTGATGTAGCCGCAATTGCCATGCGAGCATCCGCTTCCGATGCGGCTTTTGTCGACGACGGTGACCCTAAATCCACCAAGGTTCAAGTAGTGAGCACAAGCGATTCCGACCACTCCCCCGCCAATGACGACGACGTGCCGTGATTCGGCCAACGGCTCAGATTGCCGAACCGAATCATCCGAATCGGTCATACAGGGATTCCGTAGCAGAATGGGTCTTCAGGGTCAAGAATCAATTGTGCTTCGGCGGTGACCGAAGCGGTGCCGGTGATGCTAGGGACAATCACGCCGCCCGAGTCGGCGACATCGTCAGCTAACGCCGCGCCACCTTGCACTCCCGTATTACCGAGTTTCTTCAGTTCGGATTCCGTCGGCAGTCGATATCGAGCTTCGAAATGGGTGCCGATGATGCTCTCTTGGTGCCAGAGCTTTCCTGGAGCAAGGAGTCCATCGGCAGCCAAGCACGCCAACTTTGCACTCGTCCCGGTACCGCATGGGGACCGGTCCCATTGCCCGCCAGGGCAGAGCACAAAATTGCGTCCATCGGCAGTTGAGGTTTCGGCGAAGACTTCCACATGGTCAATCGTTTTGCCTTGGTGCCCGGTGATTTTCTGTTCGTCCAAGGCATTGCGAATTGCGCGGGTGTAAGTGAGTAAGTCCTCCAGGTGCTGAGGCCGGATTTGATCCGGCTCGCTGCGAACTAAGAAGAACCAGTTTCCGCCCCAGGCGATATCGCCGACCACGCTACCAAAACCAGGGACTTCAACCGCCACTTCTTTGCGATAGCGATAGCTTGGGACGTTTTGAAACGTCACCCGGCGCAAGTCTTCATCGAGCTTGAATCCAATGGTACCGACCGGCGTTTCGATCTTGTGCTGACCGGGATCGATACGACCAAGATGAGCCAAGGTGACTGCGACACCAATGACTCCATGACCAC is a genomic window containing:
- a CDS encoding NAD(P)-dependent alcohol dehydrogenase is translated as MMTSRVLPEEQEVRQNLPVNMRAIVYRDYGGPEVLELAETKTPFPDPKKVIIRVEAAGVNPIDYRLRAGQARYVLPGGFPRIPGYDVAGTIVFAPGESGFYPGDRVMAFLDNKYGGGYAEYARCRSNSVAKIPEDMSIEHAAAIPLAATTALQSLRDHGKLKAKDRVLINGASGGVGAFAVQIAKAYGALVTGVASGANESFVMSLGADEFIDYEKVDFTRAGQAWDLIFDAAGKSGYLKARNVMTQKGRFVSTEPNLSGAIMTILTKFSSKGGVIMLATPSRDDLRELVQLYTDEKLTVTIDHLFPLAQASDAHKRIEKGVDRGKIVLTTK
- a CDS encoding NAD(P)/FAD-dependent oxidoreductase encodes the protein MTDSDDSVRQSEPLAESRHVVVIGGGVVGIACAHYLNLGGFRVTVVDKSRIGSGCSHGNCGYISPSHALPLAEPGALTKTFKAMLKPNSPMRIRPGLNVSLWKWLLKFSLRCNANDCNQSGRAIHPLLTSAMQLYEELVDSFHLNCEWTRQGLMFVYENQSAFDSYASTDELLRRDFNEPAKRFTKAELLDFEPSLREHVVGAWYFEHDAHLRPDRLLESWRDSLLERGVEFVEQQALTGINEQDGAADRVLLSSQTIDADEFVIATGAWTPQLEKILRYQIPIQPGKGYSVTMPRPQVCPETPMIFPEHKVAVTPWQSELRLGSMMEFIGFDSRIDPKRLRLLTEVARRYLKSELPTEFSETWCGWRPMTYDSTPVIDRCPSFSNVYIAAGHNMLGLSMAPATGKLIGEMISGKPTHLAVEPYRADRF
- a CDS encoding MBL fold metallo-hydrolase, with amino-acid sequence MASLTFCGAAGTVTGSCSHIESGDKRFLVDCGLFQGTKTTQSLNYQPFPFDASKVDFLLLTHAHIDHSGLLPKLVRSGFSGKIYATEATCDLLEFMLRDSAYIQESNTERLNRKLRQKGEDLVEPIYTLADAEQTLAQLEQVGYEQWFAPDPSIRCRLWNAGHLLGSASIEVRLDDADSDQAIRMLFSGDLGPDEKAFHPEPDAPAGFDYVVCESTYGNRDRDDYTLERRREMLQEELTAGLKRGGNVVIPSFAVERSQELLHDIGVLLSQGLIPECDVYLDSPLAKKVTEVFVKHSKELEDIEIDEAKIFRHRRFHIVESVEESKAINHVAKGAIIISASGMCTAGRIKHHLKNNIWKKNSTVLFVGYQAPGTLGQIITSGAKRVRIYGKEYKVEAAIRRLGNYSAHADQGELLDWVVERGPVKTALFLNHGEDDVRSVMREKLHERGIDKEKIFLPQFDQRFKLIAGSKPTAVAAQQPRLDASQRVRDWNNDYAQFMLDLGAKLNAAKNAHEKQDLIRRLAETLQK
- a CDS encoding lipopolysaccharide biosynthesis protein → MNRHVGIGIRIPLILISINVIGVLLGYGATMIVANSLAPVAFEHYITAVATLSLLSSLGETGFGKYALRIIPAYRGEGKAYHVRLYVALSVFSVIIFSALIAAVGYPIAIRLLDSPHPLTLRLAFLGMPLIALAAVAIDMWFAFLHPLFGVVLARIVMPATTFGLLITCIYQDLLSPMGAVGCYLSGSVAVLVVSALAIWQSNVLNQASTEPKSHVEKKSIARFFVQWWSWIKISSSYLQYYLLIIVIWRSPLVIASYLPHAAGDVAHLAPAFELGCLVSLIGKATDKYYQPILAEHLQRCRWRHVRVLMARRGRIVWAVVLVYLLTIFLGGPAILNLYGERYTVGYGWMLIIGIGSSAWTVCSFTSSCLLYTGKNQIFVTLAGLHILATFTFMAWLFPAYGPLGAAIAFTIPLLSLSASVVAFSMRRLRRLSKNLAQDWAYLRET
- a CDS encoding proline racemase family protein, with translation MKDIAPRLERISVFDSHTGGEPTRLVVSGGPDLGKGSLLQRQQRFENEFDYFRSAIVNEPRGNDVMVGALLCKPSVADCVAGVMFFNNVGSLGMCGHGVIGVAVTLAHLGRIDPGQHKIETPVGTIGFKLDEDLRRVTFQNVPSYRYRKEVAVEVPGFGSVVGDIAWGGNWFFLVRSEPDQIRPQHLEDLLTYTRAIRNALDEQKITGHQGKTIDHVEVFAETSTADGRNFVLCPGGQWDRSPCGTGTSAKLACLAADGLLAPGKLWHQESIIGTHFEARYRLPTESELKKLGNTGVQGGAALADDVADSGGVIVPSITGTASVTAEAQLILDPEDPFCYGIPV